From the Cryptomeria japonica chromosome 2, Sugi_1.0, whole genome shotgun sequence genome, one window contains:
- the LOC131065933 gene encoding uncharacterized protein LOC131065933, with product MDFVIQNWNHIRTLKSLSSNGPSLQMIVEHFMELDNDEQTLKMTGTSHGEEETKMISISKDNNLGAESSIDGQERNKRDGLQKLDTVVNEQLSPLEITLKTELDKLKKEIQELKDGARKTELDMLKKEIKELKDEVKKEIKELKDEFMKQHSEKNETREEQKRMRLKRWDTMRSALDKYDVSMEGIQAFQRFRFYCIAGHLTWPFPEQVQRQKNIDNYED from the exons ATGGACTTTGTTATTCAG AACTGGAACCACATTAGGACTTTGAAAAGTTTGTCATCGAATGGACCTTCATTACAAATGATTGTAGAGCATTTTAtggaacttgataatgatgagcAGACCTTGAAGATGACAGGGACTAGCCATGGTGAAGAAGAAACGAAAATGATCAGTATTTCTAAGGACAATAATTTGGGAGCAGAAAGCAGTATTGATGGTCAGGAAAGAAACAAAAGGGATGGTCTACAAAAATTGGACACTGTTGTGAATGAGCAACTTAGTCCATTAGAGATAACCTTAAAAACTGAATTAGATAAGCTGAAGAAAGAAATTCAAGAGCTCAAAGATGGGGCCAGAAAAACTGAATTAGATATGCTGAAGAAAGAAATTAAAGAGCTAAAAGATGAGGTCAAGAAAGAAATTAAAGAGCTAAAAGATGAGTTCATGAAACAACATAGTGAGAAGAATGAAACGAGGGAGGAACAAAAGAGGATGAGGCTAAAACGTTGGGATACAATGAGGTCAGCATTGGACAAATATGACGTATCTATGGAAGGCATCCAGGCTTTTCAAAGGTTTAGATTTTACTGCATAGCTGGGCATCTCACATGGCCTTTTCCTGAACAAGTTCAGAGACAAAAGAACATTGATAATTATGAGGATTGA